The Brassica oleracea var. oleracea cultivar TO1000 chromosome C6, BOL, whole genome shotgun sequence genome includes a region encoding these proteins:
- the LOC106297508 gene encoding uncharacterized protein LOC106297508 produces MGSSYRHRSSHTADIKGKGILYEDDDAPIKLTDQDDTLIVNEFSLSLIGKILNPKKQNVDKLLQKMPSQWGMADRITANDLGNGKFLLNFTSEEDLSSVLRHGPFHFNFCMFVLVRWEPIVHDDYLGSSLLKFK; encoded by the coding sequence ATGGGGTCATCTTACAGGCACCGCTCTAGCCACACGGCGGACATAAAAGGTAAGGGCATCCTTTACGAGGATGATGATGCGCCGATCAAACTGACGGATCAGGATGATACATTAATCGTCAATGAGTTTAGCTTATCACTTATTGGAAAGATTCTCAACCCTAAGAAACAAAATGTCGATAAGCTACTCCAGAAGATGCCATCACAATGGGGCATGGCAGATCGCATTACGGCCAATGACTTGGGCAATGGGAAGTTTCTTCTCAATTTCACTTCGGAAGAGGATCTCAGCTCTGTTCTTCGACATGGTCCTTTTCATTTCAACTTCTGCATGTTTGTGTTGGTGAGGTGGGAACCCATCGTTCACGATGATTACCTTGGATCATCCCTTTTAAAGTTCAAGTGA